caacctcctgctgcagctctcgCAGGAAGAGCACTGGGAGCTGCCGGGCTGGGCGAAGCGCTCGATGGAGGTGGCGGAGGCCACGCTGGCCGCGCTCTGCCTGATGCTCAACCtgagctgcctcctgctctgcctcctgcacGGCCACCTCGGCACCGAGCTGGGCCGGGGGCAGCCCGGGCACGACCGGTGAGGGCCGCGGGGGGTGGGAGGATGGGGGGGGTCGGGGTGCGCCGAGGGTTGGAAGGATGGGAGGGTTTGGGGAGCGGGAGggtttgggggcacagggggttgAGGGGatgggagggtttgggggcacagggggttgAAGAAatgggagggtttgggggcaTCAAGGGTTGGAAGGATGGGAGGGTTTGGGGAGCAGAAGGGCTTGGGGGCacaggagggtttggggagCGGGAGGGTTTGGGGGCACAGGAGGGTTTGGGGACACAGGGTCTTGAGGGGATGGGAGGAtttgggggcacagggggttgAGGGGATGGGAGGGTTTGGGAGCACCAGGGGATGGAACAATGGGTGGGGTTGGGGGCACTGGAGGATGGAAGGatgggtgggtttgggggcaTCAAGTATTGGAAGGATGGGAGGGTTCGAGGGGCACTGGGGGTTGAGGGGatgggagggtttgggggcaCCAGGGGATGGAAGGATGGGTGGGGTTGTGGGCACTGGGGGATGGAAGAAATGTGAGGGTTTGGGGGCATCAAGTGTTGGAAGGATGGGAGGGTTTGGGACACGGGCACGCAGCTTTGCAGGCTGCCCGCGGGCGGGAGGTGCCGGCAGGGTCCCCATCCCCTCGGGGGTCATTAGGGGACCCGCTCACGGCCCGGGGCCCTTTCCCACGTTGGGGCTGTCACACTGAATTACTCAGCGCTCCCTTGCTCCGGGCCAGCTCCAAACAAagtccttcccctccccactccTCCCTCCCGCCGCaggtaattaattaattaataaaacaaagcGGCCGCTCTTCCCCACCGGCCCCGGGAGCGGCTCCAGGGGCTGGAATCGGCCCCGGGCTGCAGGACAcggcccaggggctgcagcgaggaggggagggggccacgctggggggagagggacagggcagagcatcctgggctgcTGAATTCCCCCCGTGGCTTCTGAGttcattccctggctgctgaaTCCACCCCTTGGAttctgaattaattccttggtTGCTGAATTCCCCCCTTTGGCTGCTGAATTCACCCCTTGGAttctgaattaattccttgcttGCTGAGTTCACCCTTTGGCTTCTGAATTCACCCCTTGGCTGCTGAATTCACCCCTTGAAGTCTTAAATCCCCCTTGGATTCTGAATTCCCCCAAGGGTGACGAGACAACCCGGCCTTGCTTAATTCAAGGTGCCAGCCCTTGGAGGGGGAGATGGGCTGGACCCACCCTTGTTCCTTCTCCAGGGTTTGCTGAAAAGGGGCAAATCACCTGCAAAAAGCCTCCCCCAAGCGTTTGTCTCTCCTGAACTCATCCCCATCGGGCCTTGGAAGCCCAGGAGGAGCCAGGCAGGGAAAGTTTAAAATTCCAAGTGATCTCCAAATCTCCTATTCCGGGGCAacaggaagaggaagaacaggagCCCTGAGAGCTGCACAAGCTCAGCACATCCCGGGGCTGCGACCCAGCCCTGAACCTCTTCCTCTACCCAAAGCCAGGGTTCCCTTTGCTCAGCAGGGGTTGAGTACCAGCATTTCTCCTGTGCCAGGAGCCCTGGTGTTCCTCTGGTGCTTCTCTGGTGTTCCTCTGGTGCTTCTCTGGGGtttcagtgtccctgtgccctgttTTGCAGGGCTGACAGGTTCCTCCAGGACACCAGGAAGGTCCGGCACGCCGCCGTCGGCCTCTTCTGCTGCGGGATCTGCTGTTACCTCACAGGCAAGggctcctcccagcccctgcacccCGGGCTGGGCTCTGCTTGGGTTTGAAAAGGGCTTTGCCAGCTCATTCCTGGAGTGGGAACTTCCCCGGGTGCCCAGAGCTCACCACAGGCCTGAGCTTtgcaggggctggagaagggaatggagaaggggagggggctggagagtcagtgggatgaggaggagctgagggagggggctggagagtcagtgggatgaggaggagctgagggagctgggggggctcaacctggagaaaaggaggactggggggaccttctcactttctccaactccctgacaggaggggggagctgggggggcgtcgggctctgctcccagggaacaagggacaggatgaaagagccccaagctgtgccaggggagggtcaggctggacaccaggaggaatttctccatggaaagggtgctcaggcattggaagggaggtttggagtccccacctctggaggtgtccaaggaaggactggaggtGGCCCTCAGTGCTCCGGGTTGGGGGACAAGgaggggatggggcacagggcgGATCCATGAACTCTTTCCCAACCTCAGGGATTCTGTAAAagcatcccttcctcccccccgGCTCCTCACGGGGCTCCGTGccctcctttccttccagctCTCGCCCTCCACGTGCTGAGGGTGTCGGCGCTGAGGGTCGGAATTCCCGCCGCCTGCGCCCTGTTCTCCGGGATCATCGCGCTGCTCATCACGGTGACCCACACCCTGCTCCGGGCGCTCCGCGCGTCCCGGCGCCGCCTCCCCGGAGCCTCCCCCGGCCCCTACGAGAACGGAGACTCCTCCGACGGGGCcgagccgcggccccgccccgaCATCCACCGGAAATTTTCCTTCCCGGTTTtcctggagagcagggagggctCGGGGCAGCCCCGCGCGCACAGGACGCTGTCGGCGGAGTCCGGGATGCTGCAGGCGCAGGGCAAAGCCTGGAATGTCATCCCGCCGGAGATGGGGGACGCCATGGCGAGAAAAACCCCCGGCAAGGACCTCACGCTGGTGTGAGGGCAAGGGGGGACCCTCTCCAGGCCTCGTCCCGGGGCAGCTGAAGGCGCCAGCGCTGGGATTTGCACCCCCAGCTCGGAGCCCACGCGGGGTCGGGGCTCGCGAagctgctcctccctccccatcccctcctgccttgtgcctttttgctgcttttgctgaATAAATCACCACTTCTGCTCGAAGCCAAAAGCCTCTGAACCCCTGCCTggagcccccccagccaggaCCCTCCCCCTGgttttccagccctgggaaagGACGTGGAATGTGTGGGGGAGAAGCAGCAAGTGGAGCTGGTCCATGAGGAGATCgaccctccctccttctccagcacaTTCCAGGTGGTTTGTCTGGCTGGTTGTacctccctgcccttcccctgcctccttccctccctcctccatccTCACCCCTACAccagctgagcagggctggctttCCCTGCTGTTGGAATCCgagggaggtgatggaggagTGAGAAGGAACCAGAGGAGTCCCCAGGATGCCTTAAATATGTGTTTATGTGGATTTTAGGCATCACTCAGCCTGCACAgggtgggctgggctggcacagagggGGTCTGGGGTGCCACTGCTCTGTTCCCTGTATCCTTGGCAGACTCCTCAGCAGGAGAATCCCGCTGGATCCAGGAGAGATGAACTCCAAAGATCCTCTTTCCAGTGACCCCCAGAGCtgtgagcacagccctgcttcCCACTGCTCGACAGGGGATGAAGAAATCCCCCCCtccttattttgttttgttggtttttaaaGAACAGGACAGTCCCTTTTCCCACTTGAAAGcctccagctctgcactgctctgctctgtgcccttTGGAACACGTGGAGCCAGGACCCCCCAGCCCGAGGGGGGGAAGGTTTGGAACAGAACTTTCttcttggtttattttttttttggtgttttgttttgcttttcctcttctttttattaTGGTTCTCATTAAAACCGAACCCAGCAACCCCCTGGCACAGAGACAGGAAAAGCTCTCCTTGCAGAATTCCTGCTGGACAGAGCTGGAGCGTGCCCACATTCCAGCCCTTCCACAACCACCTCCAAAACACTGAAAGCAAGGCctagtttggggttttcttttgttgtttgtttgttggggggttttttttggctttttttcttctgagacaTTTCTGTGACCAAGAGGCAGAGGAAGAACTGGAAAGGACAAACCCAACCAGCCCCTCTCCCTTGGGCaggtgctgtggaaagggacacGAGAGCACCCCCCAAAGGCAGGATTTTCCCACTCAGGGAAGGCCCAGAACCTTCTGGACTCTCTACCTGGGCAGCCCCACAGGTTGGGCAGGTTGTTCCTCGCTCCTTCCcgaggctggagagcagagctgggctggaaaggGCAGCACAGGATGGTCTGGAGGAAatcaggagctggctggaggatTCTTGGCTTGGGGGGCAACGGTGCTGCAAAAAGAAGGAGGGAGAGTCACGTCCAGCTGCCCTGAAATGTGAAAAATCAGGGCTCCTCTCCAGTAAAACCCTCCTGGTGTTTgcaggggagcagctgggacaaGGACACCTTTgccacagcagcccctggggggtgtcagagccacctctgcacccacagccccccaaaacccaaataaaaatgCTCTGGGAGGCCCAGAGTGCGACCCTGGcgtgcaggagctgggaggaggtgGATCCTGAACCAGGAATCTCGTGGCCTCTCTGCAGGGGCAGAGGGGGCTCTGTTTGCTGGGGTGGGTTgtcagggatttgggaattttCTCCCTCCCACTGCAGTGCCAACCCCGTTCTCAGGAGAGACAAACACACCAGAGTCAGACAACCTGTCACAGGATATTTCAGTAGCTGGAGCTCAACTGCAGACACAGAAATGCATCATCCTCCTGCTGCCACTTATTTCTGAGGGATTCTGCCCccaaaaagacagaaaactgcCCCAAACCAGCCTCTCCCCACCCCTTGCAGCACCAAACACCCTCGGGGCAGCAAAGACTTCCCACGTTCCACACCCAAACCTCCCTTTCCCGAGGGGGGGAAATCAACTCTCTCCCAGGGTTATTTTGCAATCCCACCGCTGAGGTAACTGCTCTGGAGAGTTCTCCCTAAAATCTTTAGGTcccccagggctgctgcaggcTCTGGAGAGCCCTTTTCCATGGCTACCTCTTGCCCTGGGCGGCGTGGAGCTGCTCCTTGGTGGCGATGGCGTGCCTGAGGAGGCTGTCGATGCTCTTGAAGTACACGGTGCTGTCAGTCATGTTCTTGATGGCgctgggagagggggggaaaaaaaggaaaaaagggggatgggggcacagggaactgCCATTCCCGAGGGTTTCAAGTCCCACAGTCCCCCCCCTCCCTGAGGGAGAGGGTTGTGGAGAGGGAATCTCAGTTTTAACTTCGCGGATTCCCGGAGAGGTGGGAAGAGCTCAGAGCCCCGGAATTCCTGACAATTCCCGACATTTCCCAGCCCACACCCCCCCTCCTGCTCATCCTGGCTCCCTGGGGGTGGATCCTGCTTTTGGTTatcccctcccagggctgcaggggcgagcacaggtacctgcaggcGTATTCCACGGTGTAAATggctccctggctctgctcctcccagctctgcatgtCCGACTGGAAAAGGGGGATGGCAGGGTCAGGAAGGCACTGCCCAGGGTCAGGagggcactgcccacagccctgccagcctcTCCCAAAAAGGGCTGCTTCCCACTGGGAACGGGGCTCTCTGAAATCAGGGTTTATGGAGTGTGTTTCTGGAAGGGCTGCTGCAGGAATTGGGATATTCCGGCCGGAATTCCCTGGGTTTGGAGGTGTTTGGGCCAGCTGGGAGTCACCCTCGGGCAGGGGGTGAGCTGAGCACTGAGCCCAATTCCCAGTGTTTGGAGCAGCACCCACCCACGGGGTGTTTGGCCCAGCTGGGATCCCAACCCCTGTGGAATTCAGCCCTTAGtccttcctaaaaaaaaaaataaagagggaaaAGCTTTCCCGGCGCTCCAAGTTCAGGTTTCATCAGGTTTCTTTAGATTTGCCACTCCGATGTTTTCCCAGCCACGAATGTCCCATGAATGCTCCCAAACTCCAGAGGCTGATCCCAAGCAGGAATCTTCACcatctccttcctttcccaccTGGAATGAGCCCTGTAAACCTCCCACAAACTCGGCTCTGCGCCCAGCCAGGCCTGGCCCGGGATGGAATtgcacccccccagctcccaaaCAAAGGGAAAACCCAACAAATCCAGGAATGAGGGCTGAACtcggggctgcagctccagggacaATGATTCCCAAAGTCCTGGAGGAGTTCCTGGGCGCTCCAGAGGGTGTTCTCAGGGGAGCTCCTTCCCCAGGCCGTCCTGCTGGAATAGCTGACACACACCAGAGGGAATCCAGAGGGAATCCAGAGGGAATCCAGAGGCCTCTCCCGAGTGCAGGAGGTCGGGAAGGAGCTTGGACTTCATCCCAAAGCCTTCCTGCTGCTCAAAGCCTGGAATGTGGAGCCCAGAGCCCGGGATACAAAAGGAACAAGCCCCTGCATGCCAGGGGCTCTCTGCAGGAGGGGTCCTTCTGTGCCACTGGGAACaggcctgg
The window above is part of the Pseudopipra pipra isolate bDixPip1 chromosome 27, bDixPip1.hap1, whole genome shotgun sequence genome. Proteins encoded here:
- the BORCS8 gene encoding BLOC-1-related complex subunit 8; protein product: MEEPEMQLKVKKVTDKFTESLYVLANEPSVALFRLQEHVRRSLPELAQHKSDMQSWEEQSQGAIYTVEYACSAIKNMTDSTVYFKSIDSLLRHAIATKEQLHAAQGKSTVAPQAKNPPASS